In Setaria italica strain Yugu1 chromosome I, Setaria_italica_v2.0, whole genome shotgun sequence, the genomic window CTTGACTTGGAGTACAACCCGATGGTGACAGCAGTTGCCGCAAGAGTTGAGCCGATCTCGACCCCTGAGCTCTACTCTCAACTGCTCAGTTTCGAGACTCGTCTTGATCTTCAAGATCCTCTGCTCATGTCGCCAACAGAGGGGGTCGGGGCACACCCATCCGATCAGATTTCATAACCAACTTCCATAAACCATACACATACATGCAGCAACGAATGGCAAAAGCCAGTCATTTTAGGTTCTCTGCACAAATCAGACGTTCACCGACCAAACAAGCAGGGGAGACGTAACCTGGACTGTTCCGACCCAGGTCGCCGCGATGCCGCCTTTGAACCCCGCATGCCGCGTCTACTGCATCGGTTAAGCCATCGAGAAGTAAGAGCAGCAAGAAATTCCAGCCTCCACCTCCATCATCCATTGGTGTACTGAATACTGAACCTCACTAGTATCAGCCAGGTACAAGAAGGGATGAACGAGACAAATAGGGGCGACGTGCTGACGCCGTCGACCTGTTCGAAGAAATGGGTGAAGGAGTGGCAGTCGGACTTGTCCACGCCTTCCTGCGTTCGGCGGCCGGAACATCCCCGGCAGCCGCGAGACCGGCTGCTTTGGCACCGCTTCCCTCCCCCTCCATCCCCGGCCTCCCCCCTCAGCATATTCGCCGCCCAAGGCTCCAGGCGACGCCGCACTGATCCCCTCCGCCGGACCCCGGACGCTATGCGCGCCGCGTGCCTCCATCTCTGTGTCTCGCTTGGCCAACGCGAtgcccccacccacccacccactcATGTCCGGCCGCAAGCGAGGGTCCTGTCTCGCTGGTgtccggaggaggaggatagtGTCCATGACAAGTGGACCCCGCCAGGTTCCCAGGCTCCAGGTGCAGAGAAGCACCCACTTGTGAATCGTGTGATTGTCATGCGAATCAGCTTTTGATTGTTATGCATCCCACGCCGAAAAGCGACGCGTGGCGTGCAGGCACGGCTCCGGCTATTTTGCAAAAACGCCCTCCGGTTTTGTAGGAATCGCAACTCAGTCCAGCACATCCAACCCTGAGCGTCTGGCACTAGACAATGCCCAATGGGGTGAATTCATGAATTCATCCTCATTTCTGTAAACTGTTTATGATTTGCAATATATCTTTGAagtataaaaagaaaaagtccGAACGGGCCCAGCCCAAGCGTTGCTGTGCGGCTTTTCCTCCCCCTCTGGCGGCGGCTCGTCGCAAGTTGGCTCCGAATCGAAGCCCTGACCTGCCCCGTCAGAGGAAGGACTGATCGGGCGGAGCAAAGCAGAGGATTCCTCGACTCGATCTGGAGCGACAACGAAGGTGCCGTGGTGGTAGTGGTACGGCGCCATGGGGGTGCCGCTGTCGTTGAAGCTACTGATTACGccgcaggagcggcggcgccggcggcgtcacAAACGCATACTCCAAGCTCGCAGTAAACCGCCTCCTCCTGTTACCTCCGTTCACTCGTCGGCGTGGTTTGCTCCTGTTTGCTCGATCGTGGGCTACTGTGCTTATCCTAGTATACAAGTACAATCTGTATTGCTCATGGTGTATTGCAAACTTGCAGATGGATCGATCACTTCCAGGTCTAAAGCAAAGAAGGGTAACTCTCATCGTGGTAACAGATTGAGAAGTTTAGGGCCGGACCTGCCTGAGGTACGGGGTGAAACTTTTAACAGATGAAAGAATAAAACACTAGAGCTATGCTAGCTAGTAGATAAAATTCACAAACGGACCTCATACAGTACTTCACTACTTTGCTACTGTGGTTTGTAACGAGGTGAGTTTCGTTGCATGGCAGAATTGACATTTGGCAACCAATATATGATTGGAGAAGATGTGATTGTAGAAAGGTTTTGTTGCTCCCCTCCAGTGTGTTTATAGGAGAAAGATGCACTTCTATAGTTGAATGATATCGTCAGAGTCGCTAATCTAGGCAATATTTCCCAATGCACTACCAACCTCTTTCTTTGATGCTGAACACTTTATGCAAACAATGCACAAAGCACCGAATGGTCCTATATGGTTGAAGTAACAATTTGCCTTAATAGCCCCAATGCTGCTCAACTATCTTTCCATTCTTGTGCAGGACTTCTGGTGCCATATGCACTCCCTATTGCCGATCTAAGATTCTGCACGTGCTGCTTCTGTATCTCGCACATTCTTACGCTCATGGAGATGCCGTCCCAACCTTATACTCACTAAGGAAACACTGTGCTTGAAAGAGTACGTGAGCGGAGAGGGTGATATAGCAAGGGCTTTGACGCACAAAATTGACCAGATTCTGAAAAACCACTCAGGCACTGGCGTCAAGACACTTGAGCTTGATCTATCTGAATGTTGTGATCTCGACGCTTGTTATCTCAACAATTGGCTTCAGGTTGCTATTACTCCAGTGATTGAAAACTTCACCTTTTCGCCGTCTTCAAAATGCCAGGAAGAATACAGCTTGCCCCGCTCACTTTTATTTGGACAGAATGGAGGGTCAATTCAGTATCTTCACCTCACTTGTTGTGACTTCCATCCACGGCTGACATTGGTTGCTTGAGAAACCTAACAAAGCTTTATCTGAGCTACGTGCGTATTACAGGGGAAGAGTTAGGCTGCCTTCTTTCAAATTCTCTTGCTTTGATGCAGTTGGAACTCGAGGATTGTAGTGAAATAATCTGCctaaagatacatgcatgctgGAGCAGCTCAGCTGTCTGACTGTTTCTGATTGCAGTATGCTGCAAATGATAGAAAGCCAAGCTCCGAACCTCACCACCTTCGACTTTGAAGGTGACAATCTGGTACAACTCTCACTCCAACAATCATTGCAGGTGAAGAACCTACTCATGGAATGCCATTTAGAGGAGAACTTTCTCTGTTACCCTGTTACCAAGCTTCCATATATGGTGCCAAATCTTGAATCTCTTACCTTATCTTCAAATGGTGAGGTATAATCTGAAACTCAATATTATTAGATACTTGTGTGATGACATTTATCAATATTATTAAGTGAAATATCTTTATGCAGAGGCTAAACGTGTCAATGGTGCCTGTCAAATTCCTATACCTCGAGTTCTTGGAAATTTGTTTGGATGGAGATCTTTCCCCAGGATATGATTATCTttctttgctttcttttctCGATACTTCTCCTGTTTTGGAGACTGCGTAAGTCATTGTTCTTCAAGCAAAGATATCTATTATCTGTCATGAACTGATTGTTCTAGTGACCTTAGTTTGTATCCTTTGCAGCCCATCTAGGGCTCAAGGCCATCGAAAGATACATTGTGGGGAAAGTTCCCTCTGCCGTTAAGCTAGATGTTCGGGAGCCTTGCAGCCGGTGCCATACTTCAAGTTGGTTGAGTAACTCTTACTCCTAAATCCTAATGTTGAAGGAACCGACAGTTTAGCTACGTAAAACGCTTGTTTATTGAAGTTACCGTGACTTTTACATGTAACATGTTCTTTCTCCAAACACACGGCTTTATTCGATGAACATTGTAGGCGTGCCATACCTGAAACGCACCTGCTTGCTCGCTTATCCCATCTACACTGAATGTCAATTGCTAAAGATTCAAGATAATATAAAAATGATATAATGTCAATTGCTAAAGATTCAATATAATATAATGTCAATTGCTAAAGAttcaatataatataaaaatgaCTTTGAGTAAAATATATTGTTGCAAATTTTATACTACACCGAATGTGTATATAATTTAAATAATTAGTTATCAAAATTTGTAAAGTTTGACTTCTTCCTAATCAAAATACGCCTATAATTTGTGAATGTAGGGAATATCTAATGGTTATCTTCACTCGGCACTACTTTTCATACAACAGGATTAATGTTTTGGGTAATAGGTGATTAGATCAACTTAATCAAATCTCCACGGCTACATACCATATCACAGAACCATCTCTTTTTGCAAAAACTTGTCTTGAATTGTTAGTCACAACTTGTGCAATTTTCTAGCAAGAAAACGTGATGACCATATTCTtaatttcaaaaaagaaaagggtgaTCATATATATTCATGCCACAGCGCGATCGGACAAGCAGGCGACGTAGCGCGATCGGACGGCTAGTATTCCTGAAGAAGCTTCTTGTCCGACGTTGGAATCGTCCGTCCTGCACCGCACGTCCTTCTCCCCTCTCCTCGCGACGTGTCGTCGGACGATACCCTTCCTCCTAGTAGCAAGTTGAAGTGGTGGTCCCCACCTGACTACGCTGCTGGCTTGCGCCGGGCCGGTGCTAGGTAGCCGGCCGGTCAAAGGTTCCCAGTACCTGCTTCTAgaacggcggcgacgcggctcCACGCGCGCCGAGGACGTGTGGAAGCTTCCGTCCTGTTCCAGCGTTCTCGAAGGCCTGCGCTGTGCTGGGCCTAGTCATAGCgttctccttccttccttccttccttcctagGAGCATACTTGTCAGAGGGACCGGGGACAtactaggccatgtttagttactcccaactcccaactttgacactatgcaaaaagaagattccccatcacatcaaacttgcggtacatgcatggagtactaaatgtagatgaaattaaaaactaattgcacagttttgttgtactttgcgagacgaatcttttgagcctaattagtcaatatttggacaataattcacaaatacaaacgaaacgctacagtgtgctacagtgctgtaacagtaatttgacacctcccaaattccccaactaaacaaggccctagtcGCACGACTACTACTGTCTCTGTTACCAGAGTTTGATTTCACATCGGCTACTGTTGCCTTATTCCCAGATTGAACTCCTGCTAATCCCCTCCCTAAACTCCTGCTAATCCCCTCCCAGAAGATGCAAATTTCAAATCAGCGCACAAATACTCAACTGGCAGATGATACACCTCGAGACGGCCGGGCCGTCCATCGGTCAACGCCCAGCGTACGGCTGGCGTGCCGCCGCTCGTGCGCCCGGGCgaagctgacaggtgggcccacgCGCCGCGGTCTCTTCTATTAAACCCCAGCTCCGGCAGGCGGGGCCGGGGCGGACGGCTCTTCCTTATCGCTCCTCTTCCTTCTCGCGAGGAGACCTGGTTGGTTGGCTGGTTCCGATCGGGGGGATTTGGTACCGTCCGTCGCTCGCGCCCTTCGATTGGTACGTATCGAGATGCCTTTCCTCTAGTTCCGTGATCGCGCGGCGCGTTGATCCGTTCTGTtcctgttgttttctttttctgtacttCCCTTGAGATGCCCGTGTTCGTGATTTGGTCTGAGCTCACAAGAGAGATTCGACGTCTTGATTAGTTCCATCCACCCAGTTAGTTTGCAGTGATCTCTAGAACCAGACTGTCGTATGCCGTGCAATTTCTTGGGAATTACTCTGTTCTTCCTCCATTTCTTCTCTGAATTGCTGCCGTTTTGCACGGAAAGGCAGAAATTACCGCAAATTTAGTCCAGACCTatgatgttttttttccttttttggttGAATCTTTTGGTCATTTGTTGACTCGATTTTGGTAAAAATTTCAAGAGAATCCATTGCGTTTCTGTCATCCAGATTTCTGCGTTGCAAAATTTCCGCGTTTTTCTGACCCAACTCTGCGTCACAGGGGCCATCGCCATGGACAACCCGGCGCCGGCAACAAatgccgccaccgcggccgcctcgccgtcgcggcggcttCCGGACTTCCAGCAGTCGGTGCGGCTCAAGTACGTGAAGCTGGGGTACCACTACCTCATCTCCCACGGCATGTACCTGCTGCTGATGCCCCTCATGTCGCTCGTGGCCGTGCACCTCTCCACGCTCTCCCCGCGCGACGTCGCCGACCTGTGGGCGCACCTCCGCCTCAACCTCATCTCCGTGCTCGCCTGCTCTACgctcctcgtcttcctcgccACCGCCTACTTCCTCACCCGCCCCCGCCCCGTCTACCTCGTCGACTTCGCCTGCTACAAGCCGGGGCCCGAGCTCCGGTGCTCGCGCGACACCTTCATGCGCTGCTCCCGCCTCACGGGCTCCTTCACCGACGCCAGCCTCGAGTTCCAGCGCAAGATCCTCGAGCTCTCGGGGCTCGGCGAGGACACGTACCTCCCGCCCGCCGTGACGCGGGTGCCCCCCAACCCGTCCATGGACGCGGCGCGCGCCGAGGCACGGGAGGTCATGTTCGGCGCCGTCGACGAGCTCCTCGCCAAGACGGGGGTGCGGCCCAAGGACATCGGGGTACTCATCGTCAACTGCAGCCTCTTCAACCCGACGCCGTCGCTGTCGGCCATGGTGGTGAACCACTACAAGCTCCGCGGGAACGTGGTCAGCTACAACCTCGGCGGCATGGGGTGCAGCGCCGGGCTGCTGTCGGTGGACCTCGCCAAGGACCTGCTCCAGACGCACCCGGGGTCGTACGCGCTGGTGATCAGCACGGAGAACATCACGCTCAACTGGTACTCGGGCAACGACCGCTCCAAGCTCGTGTCCAACTGCCTGTTCCGgatgggcggcgccgccgtgctgctCTCCAACCGGCGTTCCGACCGGCGGCGGGCCAAGTACGAGCTGGTGCACACCGTGCGCACGCACAAGGGCGCCGACGACCGGTGCTTCGGCTGCGTGAcgcaggaggaggacggcgaggggAACCTCGGCGTGTCGCTGTCGAGGGACCtgatggcggtggcgggcgacgCGCTCAAGACCAACATCACCACGCTGGGCCCGCTGGTGCTGCCGGTGTCGGAGCAGCTCCTCTTCATGGCGACGCTGGCCGCGAGGAAGCTGCTCAAGATGAAGAAGGTGAAGCCGTACATCCCGGACTTCAAGCTGGCGTTCGAGCACTTCTGCatccacgccggcggccgcgcggtgCTGGACGAGCTGGAGAGCAACCTGGCGCTCACGGACTGGCACATGGAGCCGTCGAGGATGACGCTGCACCGGTTCGGGaacacgtccagcagctcgctCTGGTACGAGCTCGCCTACAGCGAGGCCAAGGGCAGGATCCGGCGGCGAGACCGCGTGTGGCAGATCGCCTTCGGGTCCGGGTTCAAGTGCAACAGCGCCGTGTGGAGGGCGCTCCGGTCGGTGAACCCGGCCGAGGAGACCAACCCGTGGATGGACGAGATCGACAGGTTCCCGGTTGATGTTCCGAAGGTCTCCAAGGTTTCCAGCGGCTGAAATGCGATGATCTTTTGCCCTGTTCGTCGTTCTGGTGATTGGTGCTATCACCTGGCATTTGCGCAAACGAGATAGAGCTTACCATTGGATTTCGTTCGGGGAGTTTGTGATTGTTTGGAGTCAGGAATTGGTGGGGATTTGTCATAGATCATCACATTAGGCGGTAGTAAGGGCGATCGACTTCTCTGACTCTTGAGCTCGGatttatatgtaaattttgttGTTCTGTATGGCACTCGTTTATACAGTTGATTGTTCTTAGTTCTGACACAACTCTACCATCTCTCGATTTATAATACAATGGAAGAAACTTTTGATGGAACCAGCTTCATCTCATCCTGAACCAAACATTGTAAAGGACATGTGTCATGTGGCCGAGCGTCTGAAACAAGTGGAGCGTCTGAAAACGATCAAGAGGGTTCGCACCCTGCGTTAACGAGGTAAAAACATGATCAATTTCACCTTCGCATGGAGAATAAAGACATGGTCAAAAGTCAATTTTAACTTGCTTGTATTTGTCTATCTTTTTTTCCCAGACTCTGCTGCAACTGGAGTAAGGAGGCTCCCTACAAAATTCCACCATTTCGTCCGGGTGCTGTTACATGAAACCCAACCCCTATTACAACACAACAGACCACCAACAGAGCATTGACAACAGTCTCGCGGCAAGCATCGCCGGCACGAAGTGATGCATCACGACCCCTCTGCCTGCCCATCCTTGGGAATGTGAAAGCCCTCAATCTTGCGTGCGACATCATTTACCCCGACCTTCGTCTTCCCGTTTGCATTTGCCACCTCCTGGTCTTCGCTATTAGCTGGGCCCAGCTGCCAGATTCGGATGGTGCCATCTTCTGATCCTGATGCATAAGATTCACCGACTGGGGAGAACCGGACGCAGTGGACAGGACCATGGTGCCCCTTGTTACATGCTGTTTTCAAAGGAACACAACTGTAAGTTCAATGGCGATAGTTGCGTGCACAGTTTCTTGGATACTAAATTACAACAATGCTGCGATAGAATGAGTATTTCACCACCGTATAATAGTTTCTTCCATCACATCCCTGAATTACTTCAAATGAGAGCCAGTAACTTGATATTTAAATCCACACATGTGAATGCTTGGAACGATCCCATAATAAGGGACATAACAACTATATGTGAAATAGCAATATTTGCTTGACCACAGCTGTGAATCAGGCAGCCTCCAGAAACAAACTTTTTATATCAAAAACACCTTATCAAAAATCATACCATAAACCATCCTAAGATCTACATGGAACTGGCACTGATTAAAAAGTAGGTAactaaaacaaacaaacaaacaaacaagaggCTGGGATCCAAGCAGAATTTCAACTACACTCTTAATTAAAGATAATAATGGACAAAAGAACTAAAGACCTGACAATTTATGAAACATCAAGCATGGTTTATTGCAGGTGACAAGTTTATGTTGTTAAAACAAGAAAAcgctggaaaaagaaaaactctgACAAGGCACGTGTTGTTATCAATTCTATAAATTTACGGAACCTGTTGAAACAAATTAACTCACCTAATTCTTCTCCAGTGAAGAAATCAAAGACACGAACCCACATGTCTTCACCACCAGTGACAAATTTGTTCCCATACTTCGGTTCAAGAGAAGCTGACTCCACTGCGCATGGCATATTATAACTTTTAACAAGTCCATAGCTGCAGAATGACACGGCATATTCTGTAAGCAATAAAGCCAACACATCTCTCAGCATTGCTTAAGTAAAGATACAGAATTGTCTTACTGATTTGCATCCCAAAACTTCACACTTGAGCCATCAGTTGTCGTGATAAACCGACCATCTTGGCTTACTTCCGCACTGGTGACAGGTGACTTGGTTTCAAGTGTTTGGACAATTTTTCCACTCCTTACATCCCATAGCCTGTCAAGAGGCAATACCAATTAATCAAGAGCAAAAATACATATTTTAAATTTAACACACGTCCTGAAAAGGTGTTTGACAAAGACACAGTTCAGCTTACTCATGTATAGCATTATTTTACTTCAAAACGTGCAGGTAAGTTTCTAGGAACCTTAAAGGGTAAATAGTCAATTTTATTAACTCGGAACTATATTCAAATCACTGGTTTCACATGTGTATATGTCCAAATTGATTTGCGTTTTGATAGGCTTTTGACAGTGACATACTTCAGATGCATGCTCTGCAACTAAAAAGACAAAGATAGAGATCAGGATTTCCTTTCTAGGGAAGTAGGACTAAATTTCACCTTGTTAGTGCAAACGTTTAATTATTCTTTCAAAATGAAATGAATTCGTAAAAGGCGAACCCTGAATGATGCCTTTGTGTTCGCAATTTAACAGAGTCTGACCCCACAGAACAGTCAATTCTGCCGGGCTCTCTGAAAAATAGTTCAGCAATCAGCATGCCTATTTTTTAGAGTTTGGTTTCGACCATCGAACCGCAAAACCAGGAATCATTGACCACCCAACTATCAAAACCGTTCATATTTGGCCATCGAGCTGTTTTGCTGGGTGGTTTTGGGGACGTGGACGCCACGTGACAacgggcccacctgtcagcacctctctttcctctccctctctttcttctatcctctcctctctctctctttctccctcaaATCCTTGCCGGCCGCCCTGCTCTCCGCCACCGCAAGATGCTTGCTCCGGCGCCTCCCCCGCGCCGGTCACCACCGTGCCTCCCCCATGCCgaaccctcctcctccctctgctgccgccgccgccgcaccttcCCCGATCACGAGCGGTGGCGGCAAGGAGGCCCACCTCCCACGGCCCAACGCCACAGCCACCCCCTTcgaagccaccgccgccgccgcctccacgcccTCCTCCGTGTCGTCGCTGTCGCCGGCTCTCACCTGCCCGGCCTCCGTCTCCGTGCACCGGGAGTAGCTCCCCCACGACGGCGTCCGCGTCGTGGAGCTCCCATGCGGCCTCGCGGCCTCCGTACCCATCGACCATCGAAGCAAGGCACCGCCGCCGTTTGACCGGCTCGATTCGGCGGGACCCGATGCCGGAGGAGCAGGGGAGCATCACCACGAGCTCTGCGACGCCAAGGCGCACCCGCCCCGCAAGTCGTCGTTGCCAATCGTccaccggagcgccgccgccacatgAAGCCCAAGCCGCCGGTCCGGCCGGCGTGGGGGGCAGCAGCCGGCGCGGGGGGAGGGTGGCAGCCGGTGCAGGTGAGGGGCAGGGGAGGGCGGCAGCCGACGCAGGGGTGAGAGGAGAGGGaaaggagagaagaaagaggatAGGAGAGAAGAGGTGCTGACAAGTGGGCCTATCACCACGTGGCGTCCACGTCGCCAAAACCACCCACCAAAACAGCCCGATGGTCAAATATGAATGGTTTTGATAGTTGCGTGGTCAATGATTCCTGGTTTTGCGGTTTGATGGTCGAAACCAAACTGAGTCGAAAGTTCGATGGTCAAAAATGGACTTTACtctatttttatataaaatcaaTTTCTACATGGCAGCACTAATCACAATATGGAAGATAAAAAGCAAATCTAGAGCCAAAAATTAATATAGTTAATTGTAAATACAGACAAACCTCACACCACCCATATCCGAACAGGTACTAAGTATAGTTTGGTCACTATGAAGCCAAGTGACAGTTCTGACAGAACTAGGTGATTTCTCAATTTCTCTTGGAGCAGCATCCGGACGGTTCAAATCATATATGCGCAAAATCTTCTCAAAACCTCCAGTGAGCAACATGTGGGTATCCTGAAGAAATATTAGTGTTATAAATGAGATTTATACATGCAGAAAAACTTCCGGAGTTAATGAGGAAAAACTTAAATCAAAGGTTAAGAAAACAATCCTGCAGGGAATTAAATTGAATTAGTCATAAGAAGGTTATCTTCAAGATGGACATTTCTAGATCTTATTTCTCGACAAATAAGTTGATCTTGCTACAGTTCAGATGACAGAAGGTACATAATTGGACAAGTAGATAAAGATAAATAATAAGACTGTTCCCAAAGAGAAAGGACAAGAACAATCCAACAACTGGCTAAATTAGAAAATTCCAACTCAAATCACATGAGTGCAAATCAAATAGGGAGTGATGGAAAGTAAAGTATACGGTAGTTTAGAAGATAAGATTAAAATTTTCATAAACTTATAACTTTCATATACTGAGAATTAAGTTAGGAGGACAATGCTTTGCAAGGCTGTGGATCACTTAAAATTGTAATATCTACTAAAGCCACTTTTCTAAAAACTTGTGATGATTAGATGAGGGATGTTCACATCAGTAATTCAACAAGATGCTAATTTAAGGTCAATCAAAAAGAAGTAACTGAATGTGTTGATAAACTTTTAGGCGCAACTATAGTGTTTTTGGACACTTCCAGCCAAAGTTCACATAAATCCTCAATCCTAGTAACCCAGTAACCAAACGAGAGCCAAGAGGACAACCATTCTTGCCATTATTAATAACAAATGATCAAACAGATGCTAAAAGTTagaagccaaaaaaaatataaataatcaCCATCATCCTCAGCCAAGATGAAAAAAGGTGAATTACCAGGAAAAAAAAGTACTGACAGAACAAGGTGACAAAAAGGGCAATAACAGCAGCCAATGGAAGGACTTGATTAGGATAAAGAAACATGCATGATGCTGTAATATGGTGAGAGCATAACCTCAGAAAAAGCACATGCACGGACAATGTGCTTGTGTTCGAATGAGTGGAGCACTTCACCTGTTAGTGCATCCCATATTTTTCTGAAATAAAGAGATATAATCAACATATATTCTCAAAAATGGAAACATAACACTCTAGGTCATCATGCGGAAACTGAGCTTGCATCCCATTCATGTAAACCATCCAGTGTCGTACTGTAGTTTGGACATTCCATTTTTCAATCCAGATATAGCTAGTGCAAAATGCATTCAGTCAATATTTTATTATAGTTTATCGAAGGTTGGTTAGCTTGAATCGATTAGCATTTATAGGTAGGAGTCCTTCGGCTTGTCACCAAGTCAAATCATCCATGCAAGGAGTTTATGTCGTGTTTACTGGTAGAacttatttttcataatttgCGAAAATCATATTTTGCTTTTCGGTAGCAGTTAAGTACCAAATTCCGAGATCAATAATGATTAATGGATGCAATGAAAGTTAAACCAAATTGAGTGACATACTGAAACCAAATCAGGTGCGCTAATTTCTTTTGGTGCATACTGCATACTCTTAAAACACCAGGTACTAAAATAAACAACACCATAAATGTACTAATAAATTCCCACTTTTTTTGGCGAGCAGCCAAGCATACGATGGAACGAAACTGATTCAAACAAGCTGTAGAAGGTGTCGTAACCTATCCTATTAACAATAGACTTCGGCGTGCTCCAGGAAAACTGCAGCATGTATTATAAGTTTGTTTACCAAACCATTACAATTACAACATATAACATGCCAACATCAATGTATCAGTAACACACCAAAATGAGATAACAAAACAATTTTTTCAGCTAGAGATTGGTGGGCAGACGTCAGATGAAACGGAACTCCTGCAGAAGGATTATAATCAAGGTAACACCAAGGGGACTTTGCGGAGTGAGAATCATACGCTGAAAAGTCAGCAGAACCAGAGGCAGCACGCAGAGCATTGGTGTCTAGACAAGCGCTCCAAACGGCACCTTT contains:
- the LOC101755164 gene encoding serine-threonine kinase receptor-associated protein, whose translation is MDKKKVAVPLVCHGHSRPVVDLFYSPVTPDGYFLISASKDSNPMLRNGETGDWIGTFQGHKGAVWSACLDTNALRAASGSADFSAKIWDALTGEVLHSFEHKHIVRACAFSEDTHMLLTGGFEKILRIYDLNRPDAAPREIEKSPSSVRTVTWLHSDQTILSTCSDMGGVRLWDVRSGKIVQTLETKSPVTSAEVSQDGRFITTTDGSSVKFWDANHYGLVKSYNMPCAVESASLEPKYGNKFVTGGEDMWVRVFDFFTGEELACNKGHHGPVHCVRFSPVGESYASGSEDGTIRIWQLGPANSEDQEVANANGKTKVGVNDVARKIEGFHIPKDGQAEGS
- the LOC101754757 gene encoding 3-ketoacyl-CoA synthase 11, which encodes MDNPAPATNAATAAASPSRRLPDFQQSVRLKYVKLGYHYLISHGMYLLLMPLMSLVAVHLSTLSPRDVADLWAHLRLNLISVLACSTLLVFLATAYFLTRPRPVYLVDFACYKPGPELRCSRDTFMRCSRLTGSFTDASLEFQRKILELSGLGEDTYLPPAVTRVPPNPSMDAARAEAREVMFGAVDELLAKTGVRPKDIGVLIVNCSLFNPTPSLSAMVVNHYKLRGNVVSYNLGGMGCSAGLLSVDLAKDLLQTHPGSYALVISTENITLNWYSGNDRSKLVSNCLFRMGGAAVLLSNRRSDRRRAKYELVHTVRTHKGADDRCFGCVTQEEDGEGNLGVSLSRDLMAVAGDALKTNITTLGPLVLPVSEQLLFMATLAARKLLKMKKVKPYIPDFKLAFEHFCIHAGGRAVLDELESNLALTDWHMEPSRMTLHRFGNTSSSSLWYELAYSEAKGRIRRRDRVWQIAFGSGFKCNSAVWRALRSVNPAEETNPWMDEIDRFPVDVPKVSKVSSG